One Fuerstiella marisgermanici DNA window includes the following coding sequences:
- the xerD gene encoding site-specific tyrosine recombinase XerD: MAKRKKPPAGSRFDGGGFQDPSTWLPGFVSYLEAECGMSANTVAAYRRDLNKFFAWNKDNARKTVHQVDIETLTSFLEFLQNSGLASTSVARNLAAIRMFFRYLMLESVLTESSVDLISSPKLWQKLPQVLSPDMVNQLLAAPQGSVDRYARRDKAMLAFLYATGCRVSEMTALKMADVNMEERYARVTGKGNKQRMVSLTPMAIDAITNYLNLERSDMIINTDRDEGWLFVSRSGRQLNRETVWQQIQRYAARIGCGKDIGPHTLRHSFGTHLLAGGADIRALQEMLGHASIRTTQIYTHVDHSRLKSVHEKCHPRG; this comes from the coding sequence ATGGCGAAGCGAAAGAAACCACCAGCGGGTAGTCGATTTGACGGCGGCGGATTTCAGGATCCTTCGACATGGCTGCCGGGTTTCGTTTCGTACCTTGAAGCCGAATGCGGCATGTCGGCAAACACGGTCGCCGCGTATCGACGAGACCTCAACAAGTTCTTCGCCTGGAACAAAGACAACGCACGTAAGACTGTCCACCAGGTGGACATCGAAACGTTGACTTCGTTTCTGGAGTTCCTGCAAAACAGCGGACTCGCCAGCACCAGCGTCGCGCGCAATCTGGCGGCTATCCGGATGTTCTTTCGCTATCTGATGCTGGAATCGGTACTCACCGAAAGCAGCGTCGACCTGATCAGTTCGCCCAAGCTGTGGCAGAAGCTGCCTCAGGTGTTGAGCCCTGACATGGTCAACCAGCTGCTGGCTGCGCCGCAAGGGTCGGTTGATCGGTACGCTCGGCGAGACAAAGCGATGCTCGCTTTTTTGTACGCCACCGGCTGCCGAGTTTCGGAGATGACGGCGCTGAAAATGGCGGACGTCAACATGGAAGAACGGTACGCTCGCGTCACCGGAAAGGGCAACAAGCAGCGGATGGTGTCGCTCACGCCGATGGCCATTGATGCGATTACGAATTACCTGAACCTCGAACGATCAGACATGATCATCAACACCGACCGCGACGAAGGCTGGCTGTTTGTTAGTCGCAGTGGTCGCCAGTTGAATCGCGAGACCGTGTGGCAACAGATCCAGCGCTATGCGGCTCGCATTGGCTGCGGCAAAGACATCGGGCCTCACACATTACGGCACAGTTTCGGAACTCATCTGCTGGCGGGCGGGGCAGACATTCGAGCCCTGCAGGAAATGCTGGGGCACGCGAGTATCCGGACGACTCAGATTTACACGCATGTCGATCACAGTCGATTGAAGAGCGTGCACGAGAAGTGCCATCCGCGCGGATGA
- a CDS encoding divalent metal cation transporter, which yields MSDGENRLEQERSLINEARGRGPLATLGAYTKLSGPGWLQSAITLGGGSLGGSLYLGVLLGYGTMWLQPLAMLLGIVMLAAISYVTLSTGRRPFEAINNEISPVLGWSWLIATMMANMVWCMPQFSLGTGALTQNLFPGMNEHLAVALLFILATMVVWSYNSGNKGVKIFEILLKILVGVVVISFFAVVVRMTFSAEGLPWSEILAGFIPNTKLLSVSSTLEPSIAATGDFADFWRAQVFNPQVATMVTATATAVGINMTFLMPYSLLRKKWDRDFRGLAIFDLSTGLFIPFLLATSCVVIASASQFHGRPEPGILNTVNADGEPIEVAGGIRNGVNGLLDQRLIEEIGKDEFAAKYSGEENADALAAARDNLPESDRRMAAILVKRDNHQLAAALENLSGKTTAHVIFGIGVLAMAVSTIVILMLINGFALCEAVGHEPTSNTFRVGCLLAGLSGAFGSLFLWTGGAKAWLVVPTSMFGAALLPIAYVTFFCMMNSKRLLGDNMPTGANRVKWNVLMILALCFSVTVSVVSIYQNDSTKQIVGFGALGAIVVLSLIFRAKPAVPSGTETGSTTSAD from the coding sequence ATGTCCGACGGCGAGAATCGACTCGAACAGGAACGCTCGCTAATTAACGAAGCTCGCGGTAGAGGGCCGTTGGCGACGTTGGGAGCCTATACAAAGCTGTCCGGTCCCGGCTGGTTGCAAAGCGCGATTACGTTGGGCGGCGGAAGTCTCGGTGGAAGTCTTTATCTGGGAGTGTTGCTCGGGTACGGCACGATGTGGCTGCAGCCGCTCGCGATGCTTCTGGGCATCGTGATGTTGGCGGCGATTTCCTACGTGACGCTTTCCACAGGACGGCGTCCTTTTGAAGCGATCAATAATGAGATCAGCCCGGTGCTGGGTTGGTCGTGGTTGATCGCCACCATGATGGCCAACATGGTGTGGTGCATGCCTCAGTTTTCGCTGGGCACCGGAGCGCTCACGCAGAATCTTTTTCCAGGGATGAACGAACACCTTGCCGTCGCGTTGCTGTTCATTCTGGCCACCATGGTTGTGTGGTCGTACAACAGCGGCAACAAAGGCGTCAAGATATTTGAGATCCTGCTGAAGATCCTGGTGGGCGTTGTCGTGATCTCGTTCTTCGCTGTGGTCGTTCGCATGACGTTTAGTGCCGAAGGACTACCCTGGAGCGAGATTCTGGCAGGCTTTATACCGAACACCAAGTTGCTGAGTGTTTCCTCGACGCTGGAACCATCAATCGCTGCAACAGGCGACTTTGCCGACTTCTGGCGAGCTCAGGTGTTCAACCCTCAAGTTGCCACGATGGTGACAGCCACGGCAACGGCGGTCGGCATTAACATGACCTTCCTGATGCCATATTCGCTGCTCCGCAAGAAGTGGGATCGCGACTTCCGCGGACTGGCTATTTTCGACCTTAGCACCGGCCTGTTTATTCCCTTTCTGCTCGCCACAAGCTGTGTCGTTATCGCGTCTGCGTCGCAGTTTCATGGACGGCCGGAACCTGGCATTCTGAATACCGTTAACGCAGACGGTGAGCCCATTGAAGTGGCTGGCGGAATTCGTAATGGCGTCAACGGGTTGCTGGATCAACGCCTGATTGAAGAAATCGGCAAGGACGAATTCGCCGCGAAGTACAGTGGCGAAGAGAACGCCGATGCGTTGGCGGCTGCTCGCGATAACCTGCCGGAATCAGACCGCAGGATGGCGGCAATTCTCGTCAAACGAGACAACCACCAGTTAGCGGCCGCTCTGGAAAACCTCAGCGGCAAAACAACGGCTCACGTCATCTTTGGAATCGGCGTTCTGGCGATGGCGGTTTCGACAATCGTGATTTTAATGTTGATCAACGGCTTCGCTTTGTGTGAAGCGGTGGGTCACGAGCCAACCAGCAACACGTTCCGAGTTGGCTGTTTGCTGGCAGGACTCAGCGGTGCGTTCGGTTCATTGTTCCTTTGGACCGGCGGCGCGAAGGCGTGGCTGGTGGTGCCGACATCAATGTTTGGCGCGGCGTTGCTGCCAATCGCGTACGTCACGTTCTTCTGCATGATGAATTCGAAACGGCTGCTGGGCGACAATATGCCGACCGGCGCAAACCGAGTGAAGTGGAACGTCCTTATGATTCTGGCGTTGTGTTTCTCGGTGACAGTCTCCGTGGTTTCCATCTATCAAAACGATTCCACGAAGCAGATCGTGGGTTTTGGGGCGTTGGGAGCGATCGTTGTGTTGAGTCTGATTTTTCGAGCGAAGCCGGCTGTGCCGTCTGGCACGGAGACAGGTTCAACGACTTCTGCGGATTAG
- the yajC gene encoding preprotein translocase subunit YajC, with translation MSVFDLKFVVIDFLTFAQDAGAPAGGGGAQPGAAEVNPLVQMAPMLIMFAILFYFIVMRPQQREAQKRKDILSALKKNDKVLTIGGIIGTIVDLSNDGQRITLRVDDGTRIKFTRSSIQGPYDEKAEPDSANGNSK, from the coding sequence GTGAGTGTATTTGACCTTAAATTTGTCGTCATCGACTTTCTAACGTTCGCCCAGGACGCCGGTGCGCCGGCGGGTGGTGGCGGTGCGCAGCCCGGTGCGGCGGAAGTGAATCCGCTGGTGCAGATGGCACCAATGCTGATCATGTTTGCGATTCTGTTCTACTTTATCGTGATGCGACCTCAGCAGCGCGAAGCACAGAAACGCAAAGACATACTGTCGGCTTTAAAGAAGAACGACAAAGTGCTGACGATCGGCGGCATCATCGGGACGATCGTCGATCTTTCCAATGACGGTCAGCGAATTACTCTGAGAGTCGACGATGGAACGCGAATCAAGTTCACTCGCAGCAGTATTCAAGGCCCGTACGACGAGAAAGCCGAACCCGATTCGGCAAACGGGAACAGCAAATAG
- a CDS encoding acyltransferase, which translates to MKACVKNILRAICAVVVSPTVLLYRLQAGMIGTDNAFPGWSQLFSLIPGRTGVYLRHAFYRCSLRRCDDDSCVSFGTIFSHPNASIGRTAYIGNYCSIGDVEIAEDVLIASHVSIMNGCRQHGLERLDVPVREQVGHYENVTIGRDTWIGERATIAASVGKHCVVGAGSLVLTPLPDYSVAVGVPAKIIRDRRELASDADQSHATPCVAQTAESAL; encoded by the coding sequence ATGAAGGCGTGCGTAAAGAACATTCTGCGAGCCATCTGCGCTGTGGTTGTGTCGCCGACTGTGCTGCTGTATCGCCTGCAGGCGGGAATGATCGGAACTGACAACGCGTTTCCTGGTTGGTCTCAATTGTTCAGCCTGATTCCCGGCAGGACGGGCGTCTATCTTAGGCACGCGTTCTATCGTTGCAGTCTGCGACGGTGCGACGACGATTCCTGCGTTTCCTTCGGCACGATCTTCTCACACCCAAACGCTTCTATCGGAAGAACGGCGTACATTGGCAACTACTGTTCAATTGGCGATGTCGAAATCGCAGAAGACGTGCTGATTGCGTCGCACGTATCGATCATGAACGGTTGCCGTCAGCACGGCCTGGAGCGTCTGGATGTGCCGGTGCGGGAACAAGTGGGCCACTACGAAAATGTGACCATCGGTCGCGATACGTGGATTGGCGAGCGAGCCACCATTGCCGCCAGTGTCGGAAAGCACTGTGTGGTGGGAGCGGGTTCATTAGTGCTGACGCCACTACCCGACTATTCGGTGGCCGTCGGAGTTCCCGCTAAGATCATTCGCGATCGACGGGAACTGGCGAGTGATGCTGATCAAAGTCACGCCACACCATGTGTTGCGCAGACGGCAGAATCCGCACTCTAG
- a CDS encoding zinc-dependent alcohol dehydrogenase family protein: MKCVQFESVGEPADVLQTGERAVSSPKHGEVRVRMLASPLNPSDLMFVRGTYGVTPALPQIPGFEGVGVVEESGGGLRGKLFMGKRVAVLNKSGGNWAEYAVVPADQVIPLSKSLSLEQAATFFVNPATAWIMTQEVLKVPPGAWLLQTAAGSSLGRMVIRLGKSLGFRTLNVVRNPDQASELEAAGATAVVVFDAARGTQEDFRAAVRQVLGDDPLQHAIDPVGGNTGSAVLQCLSHSARMLVFGTLSEQPIQISPRTLMTNNVKVEGFWLGNFMESKGLLFKLKLVRRITQLINDGVLASEIADRFSLDQVREAVQAVEQPNRAGKSLIVMAPSSS, translated from the coding sequence ATGAAATGCGTGCAATTTGAAAGTGTCGGTGAACCAGCCGACGTGCTGCAGACTGGTGAACGAGCTGTCTCATCGCCGAAGCACGGTGAAGTGCGCGTGCGGATGCTGGCGAGTCCGTTGAACCCGTCCGACCTGATGTTCGTGCGCGGCACGTACGGCGTGACGCCTGCTCTACCGCAGATACCGGGTTTCGAAGGTGTGGGCGTCGTCGAAGAATCAGGTGGCGGGCTGCGCGGGAAGCTGTTTATGGGCAAGCGCGTCGCTGTGCTGAATAAATCGGGCGGAAACTGGGCGGAATATGCTGTCGTGCCTGCAGACCAGGTGATCCCGCTAAGCAAGTCGCTGAGCCTTGAGCAGGCGGCCACGTTTTTTGTGAACCCGGCGACGGCGTGGATTATGACTCAGGAAGTACTGAAGGTTCCGCCCGGCGCGTGGCTGCTGCAAACGGCTGCCGGCTCATCGCTGGGGCGGATGGTTATTCGGCTTGGTAAGTCGCTCGGATTTCGCACGTTAAATGTTGTTCGCAACCCGGATCAGGCCAGTGAGCTGGAAGCGGCAGGAGCCACGGCTGTCGTGGTGTTCGATGCTGCTCGCGGTACGCAGGAAGACTTTCGTGCGGCCGTTCGCCAGGTCCTTGGTGACGATCCGTTGCAACACGCGATCGATCCGGTGGGCGGCAACACGGGGTCGGCGGTGCTGCAATGCCTGTCTCATTCTGCCAGAATGCTGGTCTTCGGGACGTTGAGCGAACAGCCCATTCAGATTTCACCTCGCACGTTGATGACGAACAACGTGAAGGTCGAAGGGTTTTGGTTGGGCAACTTTATGGAATCGAAGGGGCTGCTGTTCAAACTGAAACTGGTTCGCCGCATCACGCAGCTTATCAATGATGGCGTGTTGGCGTCGGAGATCGCCGACCGGTTCTCGCTCGATCAGGTGCGGGAAGCCGTTCAAGCGGTCGAACAGCCGAATCGGGCCGGGAAGTCGCTGATCGTGATGGCCCCGAGCAGCAGTTAG
- a CDS encoding oligosaccharide flippase family protein codes for MKPVRDLLKHSSIYMIGQILTRMASVLLLPFYTHVLSPADYGITAILDLTAAILSTFIAGGMVSAVTRHHFDGDDEKHHDRVWWTGLTMVATVCTIISLTMYMGRQVLADVTLGPEVANGAWFYTLSILTLWFTVIGMIIDAYLRALKWSGVFVAISLGRLLFNVGINVYMLVVLKLGVEGLLIGNLTATIVHTAVLGMVFIKSRGRYVLDKVIGQQMFHFAAPLVFTAIASMAMHEADRYFLRIWESMDEVGIYSLAHKIGFAVNTLCLLPFISIWHVAIYDIERMPNASEVFAKFFGWFTSGMGILLLGAALTVHPVLPWLTPDAYGEAIDLISVVLLGFFVFGLSFMFEVPSLLTRKTRLMLPGSVAGLVVNVAANMALIPIMGSWGAAWAGVLTYLVYSFCILFACRTVMKIEYPWLKSAATSAAFCGTYVGLRYACFPHMNAWQQIGVSVAVCAFWAVVLFGRVGLDLAMERLAKAKSSEVDAAETKDFKPEAATPELVEA; via the coding sequence ATGAAACCGGTTCGCGACCTGTTGAAGCACTCATCGATCTACATGATCGGTCAGATCCTTACGCGCATGGCGTCGGTGCTGTTGCTGCCGTTTTACACGCACGTGCTGTCGCCAGCCGACTACGGCATCACGGCGATTCTGGATTTGACGGCCGCCATCCTGTCGACGTTTATCGCCGGCGGAATGGTCAGCGCGGTGACTCGACACCACTTTGATGGCGATGACGAAAAGCACCACGACCGCGTCTGGTGGACGGGTCTGACCATGGTGGCCACAGTCTGCACAATCATCAGCCTGACGATGTACATGGGACGTCAGGTTCTGGCCGATGTGACGCTGGGCCCCGAGGTCGCCAACGGAGCGTGGTTTTATACGCTCAGCATTCTGACGCTGTGGTTCACGGTCATCGGAATGATCATCGATGCATATCTGCGAGCTCTAAAGTGGTCCGGCGTATTCGTTGCCATTTCACTGGGACGATTGCTGTTCAATGTAGGCATCAATGTTTACATGCTGGTTGTCCTGAAGCTGGGTGTGGAAGGATTGCTGATCGGCAATTTAACCGCAACGATCGTTCATACGGCCGTTCTTGGAATGGTCTTTATTAAGTCTCGCGGCCGTTACGTGCTTGATAAAGTGATTGGCCAGCAGATGTTCCATTTTGCCGCACCGCTGGTCTTCACGGCGATTGCCAGCATGGCAATGCACGAAGCAGACCGATACTTTCTGCGGATCTGGGAAAGCATGGACGAGGTCGGCATCTATTCGCTGGCCCACAAAATCGGATTTGCCGTCAACACACTGTGTCTGCTGCCGTTCATTTCCATCTGGCACGTGGCAATCTACGACATCGAACGCATGCCAAACGCCAGTGAAGTCTTTGCGAAGTTCTTTGGTTGGTTCACCTCTGGCATGGGCATTCTGCTGCTGGGAGCTGCTTTAACTGTACATCCAGTTTTGCCATGGCTGACACCGGACGCCTACGGTGAAGCGATCGATCTGATCTCTGTTGTACTGCTGGGCTTCTTTGTGTTCGGGTTGAGCTTCATGTTTGAAGTTCCTTCGCTGCTGACCCGGAAGACTCGGCTAATGCTGCCAGGCTCTGTCGCCGGACTGGTCGTCAACGTTGCCGCGAACATGGCGCTGATTCCGATTATGGGATCCTGGGGAGCCGCCTGGGCAGGTGTGCTGACCTATCTTGTTTATTCATTCTGTATCCTGTTCGCGTGTCGCACAGTCATGAAGATCGAATACCCATGGCTAAAGTCAGCTGCCACGTCGGCCGCGTTTTGCGGCACATACGTCGGCCTGCGATACGCCTGCTTCCCCCACATGAACGCATGGCAACAGATCGGCGTTTCTGTCGCGGTGTGTGCATTCTGGGCCGTGGTGCTGTTTGGCAGGGTTGGCCTGGACCTGGCGATGGAACGATTGGCGAAGGCTAAGTCTTCGGAAGTCGACGCAGCAGAAACCAAAGATTTCAAACCTGAAGCCGCCACACCGGAACTGGTGGAAGCATGA
- the tgt gene encoding tRNA guanosine(34) transglycosylase Tgt, which produces MTHFAFHLDATDTETAARAGRWETPHGVVDTPAFMPVGTLATVKGLLPEQLKATGAQMVLSNTYHLALRPGSDIVKEMGGLHKFMDWEGPILTDSGGFQVFSLAGLRKLTDEKAVFRSHIDGSLLELSPEKAVKIQEDLGADCIMCLDECPPANDVPEKIKAAVDRTTLWAKRCRDAQVRDDQALFGIVQGGISEEMRTRSAEGLVPLGFPGYAVGGLSVGEAPVDMYRTLDFTVPHLPVEKPRYLMGVGRPEDILEAVYRGIDLFDCVLPTRNGRNAMAFTSDGPVRLRNAVHQRDERPLDPECDCTACTRYSRAYLRHLFIAKEMLGGILLSLHNIAFYQKLVRDLRNAVNSGTVAQFRANQLARWQAQS; this is translated from the coding sequence ATGACACACTTTGCCTTCCATTTGGACGCCACTGATACCGAAACCGCCGCTCGCGCGGGGCGGTGGGAGACGCCGCACGGGGTTGTCGATACGCCCGCTTTTATGCCAGTCGGCACGCTGGCGACCGTCAAGGGGCTGTTGCCTGAACAGTTGAAGGCAACCGGAGCTCAGATGGTGCTGTCGAACACCTATCACCTCGCGCTGCGTCCGGGCAGTGACATCGTGAAGGAGATGGGTGGCCTGCATAAGTTCATGGACTGGGAAGGCCCAATCCTGACGGACAGCGGTGGGTTTCAGGTGTTCAGTTTGGCCGGGCTGAGAAAGCTCACTGACGAAAAAGCTGTCTTCCGGTCCCATATCGACGGCAGTTTGCTGGAATTGTCGCCGGAAAAAGCGGTCAAGATTCAGGAAGACCTCGGTGCAGACTGCATTATGTGCCTTGATGAATGTCCACCCGCTAACGACGTGCCGGAGAAAATTAAAGCGGCCGTCGACCGCACGACTCTGTGGGCGAAGCGGTGCCGGGACGCTCAGGTGCGCGACGATCAGGCTTTGTTCGGCATCGTACAGGGTGGCATCAGCGAAGAAATGCGGACTCGATCGGCCGAGGGTTTGGTGCCGCTGGGGTTCCCGGGCTATGCCGTCGGTGGGCTAAGCGTCGGAGAAGCGCCGGTGGACATGTATCGCACCCTGGACTTCACGGTGCCGCATTTACCGGTCGAAAAACCTCGTTATTTGATGGGTGTGGGCCGGCCGGAAGACATTCTGGAAGCGGTTTACCGCGGAATTGACCTGTTCGACTGCGTGCTGCCTACTCGAAACGGACGCAATGCCATGGCGTTCACGAGTGACGGTCCAGTGCGGCTGAGGAACGCTGTCCACCAGCGGGATGAGCGGCCTCTGGACCCGGAATGCGACTGCACGGCATGTACGCGGTATTCACGAGCGTATTTGCGGCACTTGTTCATAGCGAAGGAGATGCTGGGGGGCATTTTGCTATCTCTCCACAACATTGCATTTTACCAGAAGCTGGTGCGAGACCTCCGAAATGCAGTAAACAGCGGCACTGTGGCTCAGTTCCGTGCCAATCAGCTTGCTCGCTGGCAGGCACAGTCCTAG
- a CDS encoding response regulator codes for MSGTQAIVVVVEDDLDVCDSLEAIVQASGHVCHTFDSAEALLRLWDGSNCDILIVDIDLPEMDGIELLTQLRARGYSTPAIIHTGRSDSRVRNAAEELGGIPVIVKGTDNNRIGDLLKSIVSSVQKPDSTEE; via the coding sequence ATGTCGGGAACTCAAGCCATTGTCGTAGTTGTGGAAGATGATTTGGACGTGTGTGATTCGCTGGAAGCAATTGTGCAGGCTTCGGGGCACGTATGCCACACGTTTGACTCCGCCGAAGCGCTTCTACGGCTTTGGGACGGGAGCAACTGCGACATCCTGATTGTCGACATCGACCTGCCGGAAATGGATGGAATTGAACTGCTCACACAGCTGCGTGCTCGCGGCTATTCTACGCCCGCGATCATTCACACCGGCCGCAGCGACTCGCGAGTTCGCAATGCGGCAGAAGAACTTGGCGGAATTCCGGTGATTGTCAAAGGGACAGACAACAACCGCATCGGAGATCTCCTGAAGTCGATTGTCAGTTCGGTGCAGAAGCCCGACTCGACGGAAGAGTGA